The following are encoded in a window of Carassius auratus strain Wakin chromosome 6, ASM336829v1, whole genome shotgun sequence genomic DNA:
- the plcxd1.1 gene encoding PI-PLC X domain-containing protein 1, producing the protein MTSESFQLSLSELPMDNWMAHLPSALWDTPLCYMAIPGSHNAITYCLDKNDRSPVDLTQPDMLQKLDKYMKPIIRPFVYKWAIAQDCSIREQLDSGVRYCDLRIAHRPNDSSNDLYFYHGVYTTITVEMVLKEIREWLDVHPKEVVILSFSHFLGLSQELHTLLVSTIKSVFDSKLCPKMECVTLRKLWSQGHQVIVSYEHHIANCHRELWFQIPYWWANKCKAEALIEEFEHRKQYGRPGGFFVTGINLTEDLKYICSHPTESLKDMVMSTYPTLLSWVKQQKPGSNTGSLNIIAGDFVTESQFIPIVIALNENLLKRTTIPEP; encoded by the exons ATGACATCAGAGAGCTTCCAACTGTCATTAAGTGAGCTTCCCATGGACAACTGGATGGCCCATCTGCCCAGTGCACTGTGGGATACCCCTCTCTGTTACATGGCCATTCCTG GGAGCCATAATGCCATAACCTACTGTCTGGATAAGAATGACCGGTCTCCAGTGGACCTCACTCAACCGGATATGTTGCAAAAGCTGGACAAATACATGAAGCCCATCATAAGGCCATTTGTATACAAGTGGGCAATAGCACAG GACTGTAGCATTAGGGAGCAGTTGGATTCTGGAGTGCGATACTGTGACCTGAGGATAGCACATAGGCCTAATGACAGCTCAAATGATCTTTACTTCTACCATGGTGTTTATACCACTATAACTGTGGAG ATGGTGTTAAAAGAGATCAGAGAGTGGTTGGATGTACATCCAAAGGAAGTAGTCATACTCTCATTTAGCCACTTCCTGGGCCTTAGTCAAGAGCTTCACACACTGCTTGTCTCAACTATAAAGAGTGTTTTTGATTCCAAACTGTGCCCCAAAATG GAGTGTGTGACACTACGGAAATTATGGAGCCAGGGTCATCAAGTTATCGTTTCATATGAACACCATATTGCCAACTGCCACAGAGAATTGTGGTTCCAGATACCTTATTGGTGGGCAAACAAGTGCAAGGCTGAAGCACTGATCGAGGAATTTGAACATAGGAAGCAATATGGCCGACCAG GCGGCTTCTTTGTGACTGGAATCAATCTTACTGAAGATCTGAAGTACATATGCTCCCATCCCACAGAATCCCTGAAGGATATGGTGATGTCTACATATCCCACGTTACTTAGCTGGGTCAAGCAACAGAAGCCTGGCTCTAACACCGGTTCCCTTAACATCATAGCCGGGGACTTTGTGACAGAGAGCCAGTTCATACCAATCGTCATTGCACTG